One part of the Humulus lupulus chromosome 9, drHumLupu1.1, whole genome shotgun sequence genome encodes these proteins:
- the LOC133799331 gene encoding uncharacterized protein LOC133799331 codes for MDKIMLFVVFNGRWNANNKYIDHEVKILMVEKDIKYEELVNKIYKELRLNERLISTNLIFDANMGTSKGMKIESDENLQVYLNLNKTVEELKKCPLIVIVEVEQRNQTISLPREASIPSALASNATSQSLTLTDPNTNTASTSKMKSASTQESNKFTEHGQEAQSPLHVLPNMEIEDIRLNYVFKNKTDLKHTLAKIAIKKHFQYRIQKSCSEAFWAKCIDENCGWYVRARSSKVSDYFRVIKYHKHHTCSLNHRNFENRQASAKVISSYFKDKFRDPGSTYRPRQIIRDMRDEHGVGVTYNKAWRAKTLAADDVRGSNEESYALLPSYLYMLQLANPGTITRVCNDEENRFKYMFIAFGASLHGWKQCRPVIVVDGTFLKTKCGGTLYAACVKDGNNQIFPLAFGIGDSENDNAWIWFFTRLKEAIGERENLCIVSDRHKSIKNAVEQVYPGVYHGVCLYHLKQNLRTKFRGLHVHAIFETASRAYSAQEYYNAMAELQKISPEMTTYLLEAKPEKWARPFFPTKRYNILTSNIAESINAAIVHARELPITSLIEAIREMLQRWFSTRKEVAINQFVEVTKWANDEMEIKLDVAFRMKVDAIDAMKSSVTYGDRVFVVDLEQHMCTCNEFQLEGIPCAHAIATIESKYLDKYKFCSNWYKNSVLKETYAGSINPLPDKDDWSVPDEIIGDSMKAPKFKSKDYKDAMLYIFVALWTCG; via the exons ATGGATAAGATAATGTTATTTGTAGTTTTTAACGGAAGATGGAATGCAAACAACAAATACATTGATCATGAAGTGAAAATATTGATGGTGGAAAAGGATATCAAGTATGAGGAATTGGTAAACAAGATATACAAAGAGCTCAgattgaatgaaagattgatttcaaCAAACTTGATTTTTGATGCAAATATGGGTACAAGCAAAGGAATGAAGATAGAAAGTGATGAGAATTTACAAGTTTATCTAAACTTGAACAAGACTGTGGAAGAGTTGAAAAAATGTCCTCTCATCGTTATCGTTGAAGTAGAACAGAGAAATCAAACCATTTCTTTGCCAAGAGAAGCTAGCATTCCATCTGCTTTAGCAAGCAATGCAACAAGTCAAAGTTTGACTCTCACAGACCCCAATACAAATACTGCAAGCACTAGCAAGATGAAGAGCGCCTCAACACAAGAATCCAACAAATTTACAGAACATGGGCAAGAAGCTCAATCACCTCTCCATGTGTTGCCGAATATGGAGATTGAAGACATAAGACTCAATTATGTTTTCAAGAATAAGACTGATCTAAAACATACACTTGCAaaaatagccatcaagaaacACTTTCAGTACAGAATTCAAAAATCATGTTCAGAAGCATTTTGGGCAAAATGCATAGATGAGAATTGTGGCTGGTATGTACGTGCAAGAAGCTCAAAAGTATCAGACTACTTTCGAGTTATCAAATACCATAAACACCACACATGCTCCTTAAATCAcagaaattttgaaaatagacaaGCAAGTGCAAAAGTCATCAGTAGTTACTTCAAAGATAAGTTTCGTGACCCAGGATCAACCTATCGACCAAGGCAAATAATAAGAGACATGAGAGATGAACATGGGGTAGGTGTAACATACAATAAAGCTTGGAGAGCAAAAACACTTGCAGCTGATGATGTTAGAGGGTCAAATGAGGAAAGTTATGCATTGTTGCCTTCATATTTGTATATGCTACAGTTGGCCAACCCAGGAACTATCACAAGAGTATGTAATGATGAAGAAAACAG GTTTAAATACATGTTTATTGCTTTTGGGGCTTCATTACATGGATGGAAGCAATGTAGACCAGTTATAGTGGTAGATGGAACATTTTTAAAGACGAAATGTGGAGGTACATTGTATGCAGCTTGTGTTAAAGATGGAAACAATCAAATTTTTCCGCTCGCCTTTGGAATTGGGGATTCAGAAAATGACAATGCATGGATATGGTTCTTTACAAGACTAAAAGAAGCAATAGGAGAACGAGAAAACTTGTGCATAGTATCTGACAGGCATAAAAGCATCAAAAATGCAGTTGAACAAGTGTATCCTGGTGTATATCATGGAGTTTGTCTTTATCATTTGAAGCAAAATCTAAGGACTAAGTTTAGGGGATTACATGTGCATGCCATATTTGAAACTGCTTCAAGAGCGTACTCAGCTCAAGAATATTATAATGCCATGGCTGAATTACAGAAAATTAGCCCTGAAATGACCACTTATCTTTTGGAAGCAAAACCAGAAAAATGGGCTCGGCCATTCTTTCCAACGAAGAGGTATAACATTCTTACAAGTAACATTGCCGAATCTATAAATGCAGCAATTGTGCATGCAAGAGAATTGCCTATAACGTCGTTAATAGAAGCTATAAGAGAGATGCTTCAAAGATGGTTTTCAACAAGAAAAGAAGTAGCAATTAACCAATTTGTTGAGGTGACAAAATGGGCAAATGATGAAATGGAGATCAAACTTGATGTGGCATTTCGAATGAAG GTAGATGCAATTGATGCAATGAAATCTAGTGTCACATATGGTGATCGAGTGTTTGTTGTCGACTTGGAACAACATATGTGCACATGTAATGAATTTCAACTAGAGGGAATTCCATGTGCACATGCTATTGCAACAATTGAAAGCAAGTACTTGGACAAGTACAAATTTTGCTCAAATTGGTATAAAAATTCTGTTTTGAAAGAGACATATGCAGGATCAATTAATCCTCTTCCAGATAAAGATGATTGGAGTGTCCCAGATGAAATTATAGGAGATAGCATGAAAGCTCcaaaattcaaa TCTAAAGACTATAAAGATGCAATGTTATACATATTTGTTGCGTTGTGGACTTGTGGATAA
- the LOC133801534 gene encoding eukaryotic translation initiation factor 4E-1-like, producing the protein MYNSIHHPSKLAVGADFHCIKFKIEPKWEDPICSNGGKWTMTFQKGKSDTCWLHTLLAMIGEQFDHGDEICGAVVNVRARQEKISIWTKNAANELAQVSIGKQWKEFLDYNETIGFIFHVRIHNWISILNHSLLN; encoded by the exons ATGTACAATAGCATACATCACCCAAGTAAATTGGCTGTGGGGGCAGACTTTCATTGCATCAAATTTAAAATTGAACCAAAGTGGGAGGATCCTATCTGTTCAAATGGAGGGAAATGGACTATGACTTTTCAGAAAGGAAAGTCTGATACATGTTGGCTGCATACG TTGCTTGCAATGATTGGAGAGCAATTCGATCACGGAGATGAAATTTGCGGTGCTGTTGTGAATGTCAGAGCCAGACAGGAGAAGATATCTATTTGGACCAAGAATGCAGCAAATGAATTAGCCCAG GTGAGCATTGGGAAACAGTGGAAGGAGTTCCTTGATTACAATGAAACCATTGGATTCATATTTCATGTAAGGATTCATAATTGGATTTCAATTTTGAATCACagtctattaaactga